The genomic interval ATATGTTCGCGTCCGCATCCAGGGGGAAGTCGTAAAAGACGCCATACTGCTGCCCCGGAAATATCTGCGCGACGGCAACGTCATCTGGACCATTGATACCGAAAACAAACTGCGTATTCTCCAGGCGGAGGTTATTGACGGCTACACCGATGAAGTTCTGGTTCGGGTTGACGGACCATCAACACTCGAAATTGTTACAACCGATCTTCCCGCTGCGGTAGACGGCATGCAGCTCCGTCATACAGGCGAATCGATGCCCGGGCAGCAACCCTCCGGGAACCCGGAAGAATCTGCAGCGCCGAAACCGGAAAAATAATCTGACGCTTAACCCCCGCACTTCTAAATTTCTAATGGGTATACACCATGAATAACATGCTGGATAAATTTAAAGGGCCGATCGCCTGGATGGTCAAGAATCCGGTTGCATCCAACCTCCTGATGCTTCTCTGTCTCTTAGGCGGCTATGCAACATTCACGACCCTCAAGCAGGAAGTTTTCCCTAATCTGACGGCCGACTCGGTCTCTATTGTTGTCACCTATCCCGGTGGAACTCCGGAAGAAATGGAGCAGAGCGTCTGCCTCGCGGCAGAAGAGGCCGTCCGGTCGCTGGAAGGAATCGAAGAGGTTACCTCAACCGCCAGCGAAGGATCCGCCAGTATTGTTGCTGAACTTATTGAGGGCGTTGACCGCATTAAGGTTTATCAGGATATCAAAAGCGAAATCGACCGTATCACCACCTTCCCCGATGGAGCGGAAGAACCGATTGTATCGCTCTCAACCCGCAAGCGCGATGCCATGACCCTGATCCTTTACGGAAACGTCTCGGATACCACACTGCGCAATCTGGCGGAACAGGTCCGGGACCGCCTGCTCCAGACCGAACATATTACGCAGGTCGATTTAACCGGAACCCGCGACCTGGAAATCAGCATTGAAGTCTCCCAGGACAAACTTCGAGAATACGGTCTCTCTCATCAGTCGCTTGCCTCCTCCATTAATACGCAGTCGCGCGAAATCTCCGGCGGCGGAATTAAGACGGAAAGCGGCGAAACCCTGCTGCGTATGCAGGAACGCCGCAACTACGGCCCGGAATTTGCCCAGGCTCCGGTACTCGCAACCGAAGACGGAACCACGCTGCAACTCGGCGAAATTGCCGATGTGATCGACGGATTCGAGGATACAGACGAGTTTGCATCGTATAACGGACAACCGGCCATCATGCTTGAAATCTATCGCGTTGGCGACCAGACCCCGACTCAGATCTCCCGGACGGTCGAGGAACTGCTGCCGCAGCTCAAAGAACAGCTGCCTGATGGGATCGGCATTGATATTCTCGATGATAAGACCGAGGTATTTTCGCAACGTGCCGATCTGCTGCTGCGCAACGGTGCACTCGGGTTGCTGCTGGTCCTCTTTGTTCTGGGTATTTTTCTGGAAATGCGTCTGGCCCTCTGGGTGGCTATGGGGATTCCGATCTCTTTTCTCGGGGCTATGCTGCTGATGCCGGTCACGGGACTGTCCATCAACATGATCACCATGTTTGCTTTTATCGTATCGCTCGGCATCGTGGTTGACGACGCCATCGTCGTCGGTGAAAACGTCTACCATTATCAGCAGGAAGGCCACGAACCCCACGAAGCTTCCATCCTCGGTGCCCGGGAAGTCTGCTCTCCGGTTGGATTCAGTATCCTCACCAATATTGTAGCCTTCATTCCGCTGGCTTTAATGCCGGGTATGATGGGTCGTGTGATCGGCATGCTGCCGATTGTAGTTATTGCGGTATTCACCATTTCCTGGCTGGAAAGTCTATACGTCCTCCCTTCGCATCTGAGTCATGGCCGGAAAAAAGAACCGCAGGGACTTTTCGGTTCCATCCACCACCTGCAGCAGCGTTTCAGCAATGCCTTCAGCCACTGGGTGCGCACCAAATACGGCCCTTTCCTGGATTTCTGTCTGTCACATCGCTACGTCGTTATTTCGGCATCTCTCGCCATCCTCTTTATTGTAGGCGGATATTGGCTCAGCGGCCGCATGGGTTTCGCGATGTTCACGACCGTCGAATCTGATTTTGCCATCGCCTCGGCCACGCTGCCCTACGGAGCGCCGGTGGCGAAAACCGAAGCCGTTGCCGACCGTCTGGTGAAAGGAGCTCAGAAAACCCTGGAAGAAACCGGACATCCGGAACTGGTGGAAGGTATCTTTGCCCGGATCGGCAACAGCGGGTCCCACACCTGCCAGGTCCGCGTTTATCTGGCCGACCCCGAAATCCGTGATGAAATTATGGGCACCGAAGCCTTTGTACAGGCCTGGCGTAAAAACGTCGGCGAAATTCCCGGGGTCCGTTTCATCCGTTACGCCTCCGACCAGGGTGGACCGGGCAGTGGGCCGGCGCTGGAAATCGAACTGCGCCACAGCAATATCCGAACGCTGGAAAATGCAGCACGTGCGCTGGCCGGGGAACTCGAAAATTATCCGCTCGTGCAGGACATCAATGACGGCGTTGAAGAAGGAAAAACCCAGTTCGACTTCACCCTTAAACCCGAAGCCATCAGCCTCGGTCTTTCCGCCAGTGATATCGGCGGCCAGATCCGCGCGGCTTTCGAGGGTACCGAAGTGCTTCGCCAGCAGCGCGGACGTAATGAGGTAAAGGTTAAAGTCCGTCTGCCGCTGGAAGAACGGACCCGTATGTATAACTTTGAAAAATTCATCCTTAAAACGCCGGACGGCGGAGAAG from Verrucomicrobia bacterium S94 carries:
- a CDS encoding efflux RND transporter permease subunit, translated to MLDKFKGPIAWMVKNPVASNLLMLLCLLGGYATFTTLKQEVFPNLTADSVSIVVTYPGGTPEEMEQSVCLAAEEAVRSLEGIEEVTSTASEGSASIVAELIEGVDRIKVYQDIKSEIDRITTFPDGAEEPIVSLSTRKRDAMTLILYGNVSDTTLRNLAEQVRDRLLQTEHITQVDLTGTRDLEISIEVSQDKLREYGLSHQSLASSINTQSREISGGGIKTESGETLLRMQERRNYGPEFAQAPVLATEDGTTLQLGEIADVIDGFEDTDEFASYNGQPAIMLEIYRVGDQTPTQISRTVEELLPQLKEQLPDGIGIDILDDKTEVFSQRADLLLRNGALGLLLVLFVLGIFLEMRLALWVAMGIPISFLGAMLLMPVTGLSINMITMFAFIVSLGIVVDDAIVVGENVYHYQQEGHEPHEASILGAREVCSPVGFSILTNIVAFIPLALMPGMMGRVIGMLPIVVIAVFTISWLESLYVLPSHLSHGRKKEPQGLFGSIHHLQQRFSNAFSHWVRTKYGPFLDFCLSHRYVVISASLAILFIVGGYWLSGRMGFAMFTTVESDFAIASATLPYGAPVAKTEAVADRLVKGAQKTLEETGHPELVEGIFARIGNSGSHTCQVRVYLADPEIRDEIMGTEAFVQAWRKNVGEIPGVRFIRYASDQGGPGSGPALEIELRHSNIRTLENAARALAGELENYPLVQDINDGVEEGKTQFDFTLKPEAISLGLSASDIGGQIRAAFEGTEVLRQQRGRNEVKVKVRLPLEERTRMYNFEKFILKTPDGGEVMLSDVVNTEIGKSYTTINRRDGMRTITLTADVRPKSKAGEVMTKLDNDYFPKLQNQFPGLDYSYEGRTADQRDSFGSMAITIPLVLLAIYALLAIPFRSYSQPLIVMVSIPFGIIGAVLGHLMLGYEMTMMGVIGMLALSGVVVNDALVLISFANERRQHHDTTHDAVVSAGIQRFRPILLTTLTTFGGLAPMILETSRQAKFLIPMAISLGFGILFATFIALLIVPCLYMVIDDCGSLRRRLTGAS